The Prunus persica cultivar Lovell chromosome G8, Prunus_persica_NCBIv2, whole genome shotgun sequence genome includes a region encoding these proteins:
- the LOC18767109 gene encoding uncharacterized protein LOC18767109 isoform X2 — protein sequence MLPLWPYIRLMIVFCMVIPHFDGAFYVYKHLICPCLSMDLQIVINWFNKRKKSSFSRDNFLAEVERYVKENGTEALEKIVASKSERTKSNPDEKELKAVSSLEKKEVSQAEPNLTGTENSRFPSMDIEEKAIGVASERGVLNTPPSKNVEEWTSAFSQVTTQSGTTFNSHPDGKIHKAVYEKLKIENQAEAKLTQTENGTFAVIETKEKSVEVATGREVLESSQNVQKEWTCALCQLTTQSEATLNSHLQGRKHKVACEALKAKSWPFAPKIPPESKESHQRKEEEPGKRPTSSASKQKVIIDEKAQSQKNSIPASGTKTSYKSKEEPAEVASINGSQQGNPIEVPSMKDLTLSCNVCNVHCPNEIVMASHLNGRKHQKKMQQRQQNPN from the exons AT GCTCCCTCTGTGGCCATATATTAGGCTCATGATCGTCTTCTGTATGGTGATACCTCATTTCGATGGAGCTTTTTATGTCTATAAACACCTAATCTGTCCATGCCTGTCCATGGACCTCCAAATTGTTATCAACTGGTTCAACAAGCGGAAGAAATCCTCGTTCAGCAGAGACAATTTTCTTGCCGAGGTGGAGAGATATGTGAAGGAGAATGGAACTGAAGCTCTGGAAAAAATTGTTGCTTCCAAA TCTGAGAGAACAAAGTCAAATCCCGATGAGAAAGAGTTGAAAGCAGTTTCATCTCTGGAGAAGAAAGAG GTTAGTCAGGCAGAGCCTAATCTCACTGGAACTGAAAACAGCAGATTTCCCAGTATggatattgaagaaaaagccATTGGGGTTGCATCAGAGAGAGGAGTTCTGAACACTCCACCTTCAAAGAACGTTGAGGAGTGGACAAGTGCATTCAGTCAGGTAACAACCCAAAGTGGTACAACTTTTAACTCCCACCCGGACGGTAAAATACACAAGGCTGTATATGAGAAACTGAAAATAGAGAACCAGGCTGAAGCTAAGCTCACTCAAACGGAAAACGGTACATTTGCGGTCATCGAGACTAAAGAAAAATCAGTTGAGGTTGCAACAGGTAGAGAAGTTCTTGAGTCTTCCCAAAATGTCCAGAAAGAGTGGACTTGTGCTCTCTGTCAGCTAACAACTCAAAGTGAAGCAACTTTAAACTCCCACCTCCAAGGCAGAAAACACAAGGTGGCATGTGAGGCATTGAAAGCAAAGAGCTGGCCATTTGCGCCGAAAATTCCCCCGGAGTCAAAGGAATCTCATCAACGCAAAGAGGAGGAGCCAGGAAAGCGGCCAACAAGCAGtgcatcaaaacaaaaagttattATAGATGAAAAGGCGCAAAGTCAGAAAAATAGCATTCCAGCTTCAGGGACAAAGACTTCTTATAAATCTAAAGAGGAGCCAGCAGAAGTTGCATCCATCAATGGAAGCCAACAAGGAAACCCGATTGAAGTTCCAAGCATGAAGGATTTAACTCTATCGTGCAATGTTTGTAATGTGCACTGCCCCAATGAGATTGTCATGGCATCGCATCTCAATGGCAGAAAACACCAGAAAAAGATGCAACAACGACAACAGAACCCAAATTAA
- the LOC18767109 gene encoding uncharacterized protein LOC18767109 isoform X1, producing the protein MGFVGFVAFLLRCFDVLAWPLLALVYPLCCSIRAIEANSVSDSVKLNTYWVVFSLILLLERASMKLLKWLPLWPYIRLMIVFCMVIPHFDGAFYVYKHLICPCLSMDLQIVINWFNKRKKSSFSRDNFLAEVERYVKENGTEALEKIVASKSERTKSNPDEKELKAVSSLEKKEVSQAEPNLTGTENSRFPSMDIEEKAIGVASERGVLNTPPSKNVEEWTSAFSQVTTQSGTTFNSHPDGKIHKAVYEKLKIENQAEAKLTQTENGTFAVIETKEKSVEVATGREVLESSQNVQKEWTCALCQLTTQSEATLNSHLQGRKHKVACEALKAKSWPFAPKIPPESKESHQRKEEEPGKRPTSSASKQKVIIDEKAQSQKNSIPASGTKTSYKSKEEPAEVASINGSQQGNPIEVPSMKDLTLSCNVCNVHCPNEIVMASHLNGRKHQKKMQQRQQNPN; encoded by the exons ATGGgctttgtgggttttgttgCATTTTTACTTCGATGCTTTGATGTTCTTGCGTG GCCTCTACTTGCTCTGGTGTATCCTTT ATGTTGTTCCATTAGGGCGATTGAGGCCAATTCTGTTTCAGATTCTGTGAAGTTGAATACTTATTGGGTTGTCTTCTCATTGATTCTGCTATTAGAACGTGCATCTATGAAGCTCCTAAAATG GCTCCCTCTGTGGCCATATATTAGGCTCATGATCGTCTTCTGTATGGTGATACCTCATTTCGATGGAGCTTTTTATGTCTATAAACACCTAATCTGTCCATGCCTGTCCATGGACCTCCAAATTGTTATCAACTGGTTCAACAAGCGGAAGAAATCCTCGTTCAGCAGAGACAATTTTCTTGCCGAGGTGGAGAGATATGTGAAGGAGAATGGAACTGAAGCTCTGGAAAAAATTGTTGCTTCCAAA TCTGAGAGAACAAAGTCAAATCCCGATGAGAAAGAGTTGAAAGCAGTTTCATCTCTGGAGAAGAAAGAG GTTAGTCAGGCAGAGCCTAATCTCACTGGAACTGAAAACAGCAGATTTCCCAGTATggatattgaagaaaaagccATTGGGGTTGCATCAGAGAGAGGAGTTCTGAACACTCCACCTTCAAAGAACGTTGAGGAGTGGACAAGTGCATTCAGTCAGGTAACAACCCAAAGTGGTACAACTTTTAACTCCCACCCGGACGGTAAAATACACAAGGCTGTATATGAGAAACTGAAAATAGAGAACCAGGCTGAAGCTAAGCTCACTCAAACGGAAAACGGTACATTTGCGGTCATCGAGACTAAAGAAAAATCAGTTGAGGTTGCAACAGGTAGAGAAGTTCTTGAGTCTTCCCAAAATGTCCAGAAAGAGTGGACTTGTGCTCTCTGTCAGCTAACAACTCAAAGTGAAGCAACTTTAAACTCCCACCTCCAAGGCAGAAAACACAAGGTGGCATGTGAGGCATTGAAAGCAAAGAGCTGGCCATTTGCGCCGAAAATTCCCCCGGAGTCAAAGGAATCTCATCAACGCAAAGAGGAGGAGCCAGGAAAGCGGCCAACAAGCAGtgcatcaaaacaaaaagttattATAGATGAAAAGGCGCAAAGTCAGAAAAATAGCATTCCAGCTTCAGGGACAAAGACTTCTTATAAATCTAAAGAGGAGCCAGCAGAAGTTGCATCCATCAATGGAAGCCAACAAGGAAACCCGATTGAAGTTCCAAGCATGAAGGATTTAACTCTATCGTGCAATGTTTGTAATGTGCACTGCCCCAATGAGATTGTCATGGCATCGCATCTCAATGGCAGAAAACACCAGAAAAAGATGCAACAACGACAACAGAACCCAAATTAA